The Streptomyces sp. NBC_01255 genome window below encodes:
- a CDS encoding DUF5667 domain-containing protein, translating into MIANVSAHRRANAFAQALEDRAAEGAAAEQPEAPAEPAEQGRLLALSNGLGELPKPQLDPEVKVVQRAQLVAAMEAMLMEGSAAAGPTVPEQRAPGSKGAHRASPLRKLRPRSRWSKGLAAGGLTVGVAAGAFGGVAAASSDALPGDSLYGLKRGMEDIKLGMADDAADRGGIYLDQASTRLSEARRLMERGRSGDLDHESLTEIRRVLGGMKHDASEGHRLLREAYEQDGEIGPMARLNSFAQAHRDTWNGIRDRLPVQLTDVGTEVTGVFDAMDEEVEPLQSVLPRTLEKDGIATERPTSGPSTPQDTQAPDTQRPPSTHEAPPTGSTSAPPRPSGPTPSTGTSSSASTDSGTTPSPEDDGLLGGDTGGLLQPPTPTGSPTIPTPTTPTPPDVPDVTLPPLLPGLLPGFGIDSEDAR; encoded by the coding sequence GTGATCGCGAACGTATCGGCGCACCGGCGGGCGAACGCCTTCGCCCAGGCCCTGGAGGACCGGGCGGCCGAGGGCGCGGCAGCCGAACAGCCCGAAGCTCCGGCCGAACCGGCGGAGCAGGGGCGGCTGTTGGCCTTGTCGAACGGCCTAGGCGAACTGCCGAAGCCACAGCTGGACCCCGAGGTCAAGGTGGTGCAGCGAGCGCAGCTCGTCGCCGCCATGGAAGCGATGCTCATGGAGGGCAGCGCGGCCGCGGGACCTACGGTCCCGGAGCAACGGGCACCGGGAAGCAAGGGAGCCCACCGGGCGTCTCCACTCCGCAAGCTCCGCCCGCGCTCCCGCTGGTCCAAGGGCCTCGCCGCCGGCGGCCTCACGGTCGGTGTGGCCGCGGGAGCCTTCGGCGGAGTGGCCGCTGCCAGCTCCGACGCCCTGCCCGGTGACTCGCTCTACGGGCTCAAGCGAGGCATGGAGGACATCAAGCTCGGAATGGCGGACGACGCCGCGGACCGCGGCGGCATCTACCTCGACCAGGCGTCCACCCGGCTCAGCGAGGCCCGCAGACTCATGGAGCGCGGCCGCTCAGGCGACCTCGACCACGAGTCGCTCACCGAGATCCGCCGCGTCCTGGGCGGAATGAAGCACGACGCCAGCGAAGGCCACCGCCTGCTCCGCGAGGCCTACGAGCAGGACGGCGAGATCGGCCCCATGGCCCGACTCAACTCCTTCGCGCAGGCCCACCGGGACACCTGGAACGGCATCCGCGACCGGCTCCCCGTCCAGCTCACGGACGTCGGCACCGAGGTGACCGGAGTCTTCGACGCCATGGACGAAGAGGTGGAGCCGCTCCAGTCGGTGCTTCCCCGCACCCTGGAGAAGGACGGAATCGCCACCGAGCGCCCGACCAGCGGACCCAGCACCCCGCAGGACACCCAGGCACCGGACACCCAGCGTCCGCCGTCCACCCACGAGGCGCCGCCCACAGGCAGCACCTCCGCCCCGCCCCGCCCGTCCGGTCCCACCCCGAGCACCGGCACGAGCTCAAGCGCGAGCACGGACAGCGGCACCACCCCGTCACCGGAGGACGACGGTCTCCTCGGCGGCGACACGGGCGGGCTGCTCCAGCCGCCCACCCCCACCGGCTCGCCGACGATCCCCACTCCCACGACCCCGACACCCCCCGACGTACCGGACGTGACCCTTCCACCACTCCTGCCGGGCCTGCTACCAGGCTTCGGCATCGACAGCGAGGACGCTCGCTAG
- a CDS encoding ECF subfamily RNA polymerase sigma factor, BldN family, translated as MYPHVGVDTSGLATLRATVLDHLRGFVPTAYAGPVPAFAFASPAPAGPCYALADGSAAVGRRGTRGGAGTSTAARRPTADSDSARMMDLVERAQAGEAEAFGRLYDQYSDTVYRYIYYRVGGKATAEDLTSETFLRALRRISTFTWQGRDFGAWLVTIARNLVADHFKSSRFRLEVTTGEMLDANEVERSPEDSVLESLSNAALLDAVRRLNPQQQECVTLRFLQGLSVAETARVMGKNEGAIKTLQYRAVRTLARLLPDDAR; from the coding sequence AACGGTCCTCGACCACTTGCGCGGCTTCGTCCCCACCGCGTACGCCGGCCCCGTCCCCGCCTTCGCCTTCGCCTCACCGGCACCCGCCGGCCCTTGCTATGCCCTGGCCGACGGCAGCGCCGCCGTGGGCAGACGGGGAACCCGCGGCGGCGCCGGAACCTCGACCGCCGCCCGCCGCCCCACCGCCGACAGCGACAGCGCTCGCATGATGGACCTGGTCGAGCGCGCCCAGGCCGGCGAGGCCGAGGCCTTCGGCCGCCTGTACGACCAGTACAGCGACACCGTCTACCGCTACATCTATTACCGCGTCGGCGGAAAGGCGACCGCGGAAGACCTGACCAGCGAGACGTTCCTGCGCGCCCTGCGCCGGATCTCCACCTTCACCTGGCAGGGCCGCGACTTCGGCGCCTGGCTCGTCACCATCGCCCGCAACCTCGTCGCCGACCACTTCAAGTCCAGCCGCTTCCGCCTCGAGGTCACCACCGGCGAGATGCTCGACGCCAACGAGGTCGAGCGCAGCCCCGAGGACTCCGTCCTGGAATCCCTCTCCAACGCGGCACTCCTCGACGCGGTCCGCCGCCTCAACCCCCAGCAGCAGGAGTGCGTGACCCTGCGCTTCCTCCAGGGCCTCTCGGTCGCCGAGACCGCCCGCGTCATGGGGAAGAACGAGGGCGCCATCAAGACGCTCCAGTACCGGGCCGTCCGCACACTGGCCCGCCTCCTCCCGGACGACGCACGCTGA